A genomic region of uncultured Roseibium sp. contains the following coding sequences:
- a CDS encoding iron ABC transporter permease, protein MLRTPSLTLTDRFWQIAAIAITGLVLLPIAAIVWIALSPTGDLWGQLLRTVLPGSLQTTLSLMAGVGVITAAVGVGTAWIVTMCAFPGRKILDWALLVPLAVPTYIVAFAYIEILDYTGPVQSLIRSLFGFKTSREYWFPEIRSLGGAVFVMSAVLYPYVYLTARASFLIQSASMLDVSRTLGASPYGLFFRIALPLARPAIAIGVSLALMECLNDIGAVTFFGVRTLTFSVYDVWLNRSSLSGAAQLALAMLVMVLLLIWLERLGRNRQRFDAGGSTKQRAPTRFTLTGFKAGLVFAVCFLPILFGFVIPGLLLADRASRRLDALLTPGFLEMVWNSFSLAAIAALITVVISVALAYALRINNKGPLKAAVRLASVGYAIPGTVLAIGILIPLATFDNALDAWMRDTFGIKTGLLLLGSGTGLVYAYVVRFLAVSYGQVEGGFGRITPHLDMAARTLGRNSGQTLTQVHIPLLKPILLSAALLSFVDCMKELPATILLRPFNFETLATTVFEAASREAFEEAALPSLAIVLVGLIPVIYLARSSAASFRTKMSQRTQAAA, encoded by the coding sequence TTGCTGCGCACCCCCTCGCTTACCCTGACCGACCGTTTCTGGCAGATCGCCGCGATCGCGATCACGGGGCTGGTGTTGCTGCCGATCGCTGCCATCGTCTGGATCGCGCTCAGTCCGACGGGTGATCTCTGGGGCCAGCTGCTGCGCACCGTTCTGCCCGGCTCGCTTCAAACCACGCTGTCGCTGATGGCAGGTGTGGGCGTCATTACGGCAGCCGTCGGCGTAGGCACCGCCTGGATCGTGACCATGTGCGCGTTTCCGGGCCGCAAGATCCTCGATTGGGCGCTCCTCGTTCCGCTCGCGGTCCCGACCTACATCGTCGCCTTCGCCTATATCGAAATCCTCGACTATACCGGCCCGGTCCAAAGCCTGATCCGGTCGCTTTTCGGGTTCAAGACCTCACGCGAGTACTGGTTCCCGGAAATCAGGTCGCTGGGGGGCGCCGTTTTCGTGATGAGTGCGGTCCTCTACCCATATGTCTACCTGACGGCGCGGGCGAGCTTCCTGATCCAGTCGGCGTCGATGCTGGATGTGTCGCGGACGCTCGGGGCGTCGCCCTACGGCCTTTTCTTCCGGATCGCGCTTCCCCTCGCCCGGCCGGCAATCGCCATCGGCGTGTCGCTTGCGCTCATGGAATGCCTCAACGACATCGGCGCGGTCACCTTCTTCGGCGTCAGAACGCTGACCTTTTCCGTCTACGACGTGTGGCTGAACAGATCCAGCCTGAGCGGCGCAGCGCAGCTCGCCCTCGCCATGCTCGTTATGGTGCTGCTTCTCATCTGGCTGGAGCGGCTTGGGCGGAACAGGCAACGTTTCGACGCAGGGGGCAGCACAAAGCAGCGGGCACCGACACGCTTCACCCTGACGGGCTTCAAGGCCGGCCTTGTCTTTGCCGTCTGCTTTCTTCCGATCCTCTTCGGGTTCGTGATCCCCGGATTGCTGCTCGCGGACCGCGCCAGCAGGCGCCTCGATGCGCTTCTGACCCCCGGTTTCCTGGAAATGGTCTGGAACAGCTTCAGCCTTGCCGCCATCGCCGCATTGATCACCGTTGTCATTTCCGTCGCCCTTGCCTATGCCCTTAGGATCAACAACAAGGGCCCCCTGAAAGCGGCGGTCAGGCTGGCTTCTGTCGGTTACGCCATTCCAGGAACCGTGCTTGCGATCGGGATCCTGATACCGCTTGCAACCTTCGACAACGCGCTCGACGCCTGGATGCGCGACACCTTCGGCATCAAGACCGGGCTGCTTCTGCTGGGCAGCGGCACGGGCCTCGTCTACGCCTACGTGGTGCGCTTTCTCGCCGTTTCCTATGGCCAGGTCGAAGGCGGCTTCGGGCGGATCACGCCGCATCTGGACATGGCCGCAAGGACACTCGGACGGAATTCAGGGCAGACCCTCACGCAGGTTCATATACCGCTCCTGAAACCGATCCTGCTGTCGGCGGCGCTGCTCAGCTTTGTCGACTGCATGAAGGAATTGCCCGCGACGATCCTGCTGCGCCCGTTCAATTTCGAAACGCTGGCCACGACCGTTTTCGAGGCGGCCTCGCGCGAAGCCTTCGAGGAAGCCGCCCTGCCGTCCCTCGCCATCGTTCTGGTCGGTCTGATCCCCGTGATCTACCTGGCCCGGTCGAGCGCGGCGTCGTTCCGCACGAAGATGTCGCAGCGGACGCAAGCCGCCGCCTGA
- a CDS encoding Fe(3+) ABC transporter substrate-binding protein yields the protein MRSTLRALTGVLAMTTVTLAAAPASAADEVNIYSYRQPFLIQPLLDAFTAETGIKPNVIFASKGLGERIAAEGDNSPADVLLTVDIGRLDGAKQLGITQPVVSEAVNENIPAQFRDPEGHWIGLTNRARIIYASRDRVDQDSITYEELADPKWKGRICTRSGQHVYTIGLIASMVAHHGAEKTEEWLAGVRDNLARKPAGNDRAQVKAIYAGECDISIGNTYYMGKMETNDKEPEQKEWAESVRILFPNADERGTHVNLAGIVLAKNAPNKDNAVKLIEFLSSANAQKIYAETNFEYPVTPGVEVSERVQGWGELNPDDLSLADIAKNRKTASEIVDKVGFDNGPAT from the coding sequence ATGCGTTCCACCCTTCGCGCCCTGACCGGCGTCCTGGCCATGACCACCGTCACCCTTGCCGCTGCGCCGGCAAGCGCCGCGGACGAGGTCAATATCTATTCCTACCGTCAGCCTTTCCTGATCCAGCCGCTGCTGGACGCCTTTACGGCTGAAACCGGCATCAAGCCGAACGTGATCTTTGCTTCCAAGGGTCTCGGCGAACGGATCGCGGCCGAAGGCGACAACTCTCCCGCCGACGTTCTCCTGACCGTCGACATCGGCCGCCTGGACGGCGCCAAGCAGCTCGGCATCACGCAGCCCGTCGTTTCGGAAGCGGTCAATGAGAACATCCCCGCACAGTTCCGCGACCCGGAAGGCCACTGGATCGGCCTGACCAACCGCGCGCGCATCATCTACGCCTCCAGGGATCGGGTCGACCAGGACAGCATCACCTATGAAGAACTCGCCGATCCGAAGTGGAAGGGCCGCATCTGCACCCGCTCCGGTCAGCACGTTTACACGATCGGCCTGATCGCCTCCATGGTTGCCCACCATGGTGCGGAGAAGACCGAGGAATGGCTTGCCGGTGTCCGTGACAACCTGGCGCGCAAGCCGGCAGGCAACGACCGGGCGCAGGTGAAGGCGATCTATGCAGGCGAATGCGACATTTCCATCGGTAACACCTATTACATGGGCAAGATGGAAACCAACGACAAAGAGCCGGAACAGAAGGAATGGGCCGAGTCCGTTCGCATTCTCTTCCCGAATGCCGACGAACGCGGCACGCATGTCAACCTGGCCGGTATCGTTCTGGCGAAAAACGCACCGAACAAGGACAACGCGGTCAAGCTGATCGAGTTCCTGTCCTCCGCCAACGCGCAGAAGATCTATGCTGAAACCAACTTCGAATACCCGGTCACGCCCGGCGTCGAAGTTTCCGAGCGGGTCCAGGGCTGGGGCGAATTGAACCCGGACGATCTTTCCCTTGCGGACATCGCCAAGAACCGCAAGACCGCCAGCGAAATCGTCGACAAGGTCGGTTTCGACAACGGGCCTGCCACCTGA
- a CDS encoding phasin, translated as MSTDKTGFEVPEQMRDFAEKSVDQARKAFDDFMGATHKAVTNVEDSANAVQAGAADVNKKALTYAEEHVNAAFKFAQELVKADNVEDMMKLQQTYLRGQMEALGEQAREFSNSASKAVQDAAKAAQKK; from the coding sequence ATGAGCACTGACAAGACCGGTTTTGAAGTCCCCGAGCAAATGCGCGATTTCGCCGAAAAAAGCGTCGACCAGGCGCGCAAGGCATTCGACGATTTCATGGGTGCCACGCACAAGGCCGTCACCAATGTCGAAGACAGCGCCAATGCCGTGCAGGCGGGCGCGGCCGACGTCAACAAGAAGGCGCTGACCTACGCGGAAGAGCATGTCAACGCGGCCTTCAAATTCGCGCAGGAACTGGTCAAGGCTGACAATGTCGAGGACATGATGAAGCTGCAGCAGACCTACCTGCGCGGCCAGATGGAAGCCCTTGGCGAGCAGGCGCGCGAATTCTCCAACTCCGCCTCGAAGGCCGTTCAGGACGCCGCAAAGGCCGCCCAGAAGAAATAG
- a CDS encoding phasin codes for MTEATTTAKAAPKSRATKAKAAPAAAPAFPDFEAFAMPKMEVPAAFREATEKGIESAREAYAKVKTAAEDATDLMEDTFETSRQGVVEFNHKAVDAAKTNADATFNFIKDIMSVKTVAEAIELQSTFARQQFDALSAQTKEMQELATKLGTDVSAPVKEAMEKSFKDIKVN; via the coding sequence ATGACAGAAGCAACCACGACTGCAAAAGCTGCTCCCAAGAGCCGCGCAACCAAAGCCAAGGCCGCTCCGGCTGCTGCACCGGCTTTCCCGGATTTCGAAGCTTTCGCCATGCCGAAAATGGAAGTTCCGGCTGCATTCCGCGAAGCCACCGAAAAAGGCATCGAGAGCGCACGCGAAGCATACGCAAAGGTCAAGACCGCTGCTGAAGACGCGACCGACCTGATGGAAGACACGTTCGAGACCTCCCGCCAGGGCGTTGTCGAATTCAACCACAAGGCTGTCGATGCCGCGAAGACGAATGCGGATGCGACCTTCAACTTCATCAAGGACATCATGTCCGTGAAGACCGTTGCTGAAGCTATCGAACTTCAGTCCACATTCGCACGCCAGCAGTTCGACGCTCTGAGCGCGCAGACCAAGGAAATGCAGGAACTGGCCACCAAGCTCGGCACCGACGTTTCCGCTCCGGTCAAGGAAGCCATGGAAAAATCCTTCAAGGACATCAAGGTCAACTGA
- the ftsH gene encoding ATP-dependent zinc metalloprotease FtsH: protein MEKKHQINLWYAFIAMMLVLMFQSWWTTYKTVEAIPYSQFETYLKDKKIEEISIKENTIEGKFKEPLKDGKQYFVTTRVDIPLAEELTKYDVKFTGVVQSTFIRDILSWVLPVLLFFGLWMFFIRRIAEKQGIGGMMTVGKSKAKVYVETDVDVRFDNVAGVDEAKRELKEVVDFLKDPKSYGRLGAHVPKGILLVGPPGTGKTLLARAVAGEAAVPFFSISGSEFVEMFVGVGAARVRDLFEQARKSAPAIIFIDELDALGRARSSGAMGTNDEKEQTLNQLLTELDGFDPSSGIILLAATNRPEILDPALLRAGRFDRQVLVDRPDKSGRLAILEVHIKKITLDPATDLDQIAQLTAGFSGADLATLVNEAALLATRRQADAVSLQDFNEAVERVVAGLEKRSRILSDKERKTVAFHEMGHALVAANLEGCDPVHKISIIPRGIGALGYTMQRPTEDRFLLSTQDLENRMAVLMGGRAAEEIIFGEISTGASDDLQKVTEVARDMVMRYGMEAGLGNRAYATQRQNFLGQPAGDVAEVSPDTQREIDLAIKARVETAFARAKELLNEHRQELDEGAGLLLSKETLTDMDFPAIRPIAERRASQAAE, encoded by the coding sequence ATGGAAAAGAAACATCAGATCAATCTCTGGTACGCCTTCATCGCCATGATGCTCGTGCTCATGTTCCAGAGCTGGTGGACGACCTACAAGACGGTCGAGGCGATCCCCTACAGCCAGTTCGAGACCTATCTCAAGGACAAGAAGATCGAAGAGATTTCGATCAAGGAAAACACCATCGAGGGGAAATTCAAGGAGCCCCTGAAGGACGGCAAACAGTATTTCGTGACGACGCGCGTCGACATTCCGCTCGCAGAGGAACTGACCAAGTACGACGTTAAGTTCACCGGTGTGGTCCAGAGCACCTTCATCCGGGACATCCTGTCCTGGGTGCTGCCCGTGCTGCTTTTCTTCGGTCTGTGGATGTTCTTCATCCGCCGCATTGCGGAAAAACAGGGGATCGGCGGCATGATGACCGTCGGCAAGTCGAAGGCGAAGGTCTACGTGGAGACCGATGTCGACGTGCGCTTCGACAACGTGGCCGGGGTCGACGAAGCCAAGCGTGAACTGAAGGAAGTCGTCGATTTCCTGAAGGACCCGAAGTCCTATGGCCGGCTGGGTGCGCATGTGCCGAAAGGCATCCTCCTGGTCGGGCCTCCGGGAACCGGCAAGACCCTCCTGGCCCGGGCCGTTGCCGGCGAGGCAGCCGTGCCGTTCTTTTCGATATCCGGTTCGGAATTCGTGGAGATGTTCGTCGGCGTTGGAGCCGCCCGTGTCCGCGATCTCTTCGAGCAGGCGCGCAAGTCGGCACCTGCAATCATCTTCATCGATGAGTTGGACGCACTCGGCCGCGCGCGCTCCAGCGGCGCGATGGGGACGAATGACGAAAAAGAGCAGACGCTCAATCAGTTGCTGACCGAACTCGACGGTTTCGACCCTTCCAGCGGAATCATCCTGCTGGCCGCGACCAACCGCCCGGAAATCCTCGACCCCGCCCTGTTGCGCGCGGGCCGGTTTGACCGCCAGGTGCTTGTCGACCGGCCGGACAAGTCGGGACGACTGGCGATCCTCGAAGTCCACATCAAGAAGATCACGCTCGATCCGGCGACCGACCTTGACCAGATCGCGCAACTGACGGCCGGGTTTTCCGGTGCTGACCTGGCGACGCTCGTCAACGAGGCGGCGCTTCTGGCGACACGCCGGCAGGCTGACGCCGTGTCGCTTCAGGACTTCAACGAAGCGGTTGAGCGTGTCGTCGCAGGCCTGGAAAAGCGCAGCCGCATCCTGTCCGACAAGGAACGCAAGACCGTGGCCTTTCACGAAATGGGCCATGCGCTCGTGGCCGCCAACCTTGAAGGGTGCGATCCGGTGCACAAGATTTCGATCATCCCGCGCGGCATCGGCGCGCTCGGCTACACGATGCAGCGCCCAACCGAGGACCGGTTTCTCCTGTCGACGCAGGATCTGGAAAACAGGATGGCCGTCCTGATGGGCGGACGGGCAGCGGAAGAAATCATCTTCGGCGAAATCTCGACCGGCGCTTCGGACGATCTGCAGAAGGTAACGGAAGTCGCCCGCGACATGGTCATGCGCTACGGCATGGAAGCCGGTCTCGGAAATCGCGCCTATGCCACACAGCGCCAGAACTTCCTCGGCCAGCCAGCGGGCGATGTCGCGGAAGTCTCACCCGACACCCAGCGCGAGATCGACCTTGCGATCAAGGCGCGCGTCGAGACCGCCTTCGCGCGGGCAAAGGAACTCCTGAACGAACATCGGCAGGAACTCGACGAAGGGGCTGGTCTTTTGCTGTCGAAGGAAACCCTCACCGACATGGACTTTCCGGCGATCCGCCCGATTGCAGAGCGACGCGCAAGCCAGGCTGCCGAATAG
- a CDS encoding ATP-binding protein has product MDNQTQSFLELCAMNDLVQLAADKRAAWLWSADGARILWSNAAGAAFFSAQSVADVYALTALERSPARPHIARIAASGLHDRFSIDRLRFYRGLRVMLLTCQCKRVDLGNGETAALIVCSDKGLALTREPIPAFAQLLRSTGSTVFLVSEGATEESYGELEGTPETIALPEGQKVLIGDLELNGRTHDGAMLQIPAGPRIYVLTDDALENSDEDETGRPAGDDDTLRDSAALATGLASAASDEASAAEADAPETTLDTPPRDADEFDTIEETDAAAGAQEDAAPREESLAATESVEDLADADADADGNIVAADAPDDTAEAGAAAEDEAEEDLPPETAAAATIDDGEAATATEPEADADGAADEDPTNPDVEDAPAAGSAEDAASAEAEVTEDGSEAAFVFQPRRRPVRFAWKMDIDQRFTFLSDEFAEVLGPDATDIVGCTWEEVSDEFGLDPRDQISRALDRRDTWSGKTVAWPVTGAALRVPVDLAALPAFDRNRKFEGYRGFGVCRTSDAVPDPSGFIPMPVQTPESTAAEEDLPQPEDDGADASDMPDAVSDPTEPAVEEDHAGHAAETELEIETREEAHTERDAPHREIVEPETDSRDAEGAEHDATPDADDSLEDGVAEEPSVASGMDDAAPEETLDVSGNADAAAEIDTSGPEEPAAKVETGDTEETGDADNVSSSHDDPAVSPDHREEEPAGPLEENSGEGHEDQDGQSAEDLKPAKPDSLGGKTFLGASAAALVGSLARFKGKKAPTAAAASNDQDDIPAETPAEEVSLSEDLRNAAAALDAGLEEDPLSVDDSGSTGDEPVPTEEDDAADPEMVADESVEHGPEDASEPAPTEENESSHAAETDPGPADAGAGSPEAAFNHENEDYIAEVSVSGQNDGLPDEVAPEPVADETEAEEPVGIAGSAPLKPAEIEKAVKTLAKSYKTPERRSPDLFDEGDDAKTADEALADPAADADEGSHAEETGVEANAAAAEQEDDTAPSADAVLDEPSDAEALEDTGEDPSAPPDDEADDTDQPSADLLPETEEDPALDEEREFFEETAAFEHEERAAEAERAAPDEAEPTRKTGEVIPLATARPRVVPVDTSGLSRPERQAFRKIAEALGARLEGDLEDFEAPDPEDGDVVGDLPPEVPEAGPIDPSLLDRLPIGIAIVHDREVLYANKALLSMLGYTSIAALSEAGGLEALFIDDTDEFADAVGLDGEVDEAMKMRLADGGVLTVDAHMHSVPWNGTRGLMISISKRETKQMPGAAAPTSPNFFAEVRSELDNAHDRIAEMDTILETATDGVLVLDQHGTIVKVNGSAEALFSANRADMIGAPFTQYLAPESHRAAMDYLDGLSRNGVASILNDGREVLGQVPAGGLIPLFMTMGRITNRDDDAKYCAVLRDITQWKTAEEELTQAKQQAENASSQKSDFLAKISHEIRTPLNAIIGFSEVMMEERFGSIGNDRYKDYLKDIRTSGSHIMSLVNDLLDLSKIEAGKLDLKFTAVSTNDVINECVALMQPQANRERVIIRASLPDSVPDVVADQRSLRQIVLNLLSNGIKYNKSGGQVILSTALESNGEVALRVRDTGTGMTSKQLSAALEPFRQLHTSSRGGGTGLGLPLTKALVEANRASFHIDSTPDQGTLVEIIFPTQRVLSE; this is encoded by the coding sequence ATGGACAATCAGACCCAATCATTCCTGGAACTGTGTGCCATGAATGATCTGGTCCAGCTTGCCGCCGACAAGCGGGCGGCATGGCTGTGGTCTGCAGATGGAGCCAGGATCCTGTGGTCGAACGCTGCCGGCGCCGCGTTTTTTTCAGCGCAATCCGTCGCCGATGTCTATGCGCTGACCGCGCTGGAGCGTTCGCCCGCGCGCCCGCACATTGCCCGCATCGCCGCATCGGGCCTGCACGACCGGTTCAGCATCGACCGGCTCCGGTTCTACCGCGGCCTCAGGGTCATGCTGCTCACCTGCCAGTGCAAGCGGGTCGATCTGGGCAACGGCGAGACCGCGGCCCTGATCGTGTGCAGCGACAAGGGACTTGCGCTCACCAGGGAACCCATCCCCGCCTTTGCCCAACTTCTCCGCTCGACCGGCTCGACCGTTTTCCTCGTTTCGGAAGGGGCAACGGAGGAGTCCTATGGCGAACTGGAAGGCACGCCGGAGACCATCGCACTTCCCGAGGGCCAGAAGGTCCTGATCGGTGACCTTGAACTGAATGGCCGCACCCATGATGGCGCGATGCTTCAGATCCCGGCCGGACCCCGCATCTATGTGCTGACCGATGACGCGCTGGAAAACTCCGATGAAGACGAAACAGGTCGTCCTGCGGGAGACGATGACACGCTGAGGGATTCGGCGGCACTTGCGACCGGCCTTGCCTCTGCGGCTTCTGATGAAGCGTCCGCAGCCGAAGCGGATGCCCCCGAAACCACATTGGACACACCGCCCAGGGATGCGGACGAATTCGACACGATCGAGGAAACGGATGCTGCAGCCGGCGCGCAGGAAGACGCTGCTCCTCGGGAAGAGAGCCTTGCCGCAACGGAAAGTGTTGAAGACCTGGCGGACGCGGATGCCGATGCGGACGGAAACATCGTCGCTGCAGACGCCCCCGACGACACGGCAGAGGCCGGGGCCGCTGCGGAGGACGAGGCAGAAGAAGATTTGCCCCCCGAAACAGCTGCCGCCGCGACGATCGACGATGGTGAGGCGGCGACCGCGACCGAACCCGAGGCAGACGCTGACGGTGCGGCGGATGAAGACCCGACAAATCCGGATGTCGAGGATGCGCCAGCGGCTGGATCAGCCGAAGATGCGGCGTCCGCAGAAGCGGAAGTGACCGAAGACGGGTCGGAGGCGGCATTCGTTTTCCAGCCAAGGCGCCGGCCGGTCCGGTTCGCCTGGAAAATGGACATTGACCAGCGCTTCACCTTTCTCTCAGACGAATTTGCCGAGGTGCTCGGCCCCGATGCAACCGATATTGTCGGATGCACCTGGGAAGAAGTATCCGATGAGTTCGGTCTCGATCCGCGCGACCAGATTTCAAGGGCGCTGGACAGACGCGACACATGGAGCGGCAAGACGGTCGCCTGGCCCGTGACCGGAGCGGCGCTGCGCGTTCCCGTCGACCTTGCCGCCCTGCCCGCCTTCGACCGGAACCGGAAATTCGAAGGGTACCGGGGGTTCGGTGTCTGCCGGACATCCGACGCCGTGCCGGATCCGAGCGGGTTCATTCCCATGCCGGTGCAAACACCCGAAAGCACGGCAGCCGAGGAAGATCTGCCGCAGCCCGAAGACGACGGCGCAGATGCGTCCGACATGCCTGATGCCGTTTCGGACCCGACCGAACCGGCCGTTGAAGAAGACCACGCCGGCCATGCGGCGGAGACCGAACTCGAAATCGAAACCCGGGAAGAAGCCCACACGGAGCGCGACGCACCCCACCGGGAAATCGTCGAGCCCGAAACAGACAGTCGGGATGCCGAAGGCGCAGAACACGACGCAACGCCGGACGCTGACGACAGCCTTGAAGACGGGGTCGCAGAGGAGCCGTCTGTCGCCTCCGGCATGGATGACGCTGCCCCGGAAGAAACCCTGGATGTTTCCGGAAACGCGGATGCAGCCGCTGAAATCGACACGAGCGGCCCGGAAGAGCCCGCTGCCAAGGTAGAGACGGGCGACACGGAAGAGACGGGCGACGCCGATAATGTATCGTCTTCACATGACGACCCTGCAGTTTCCCCAGATCATCGGGAAGAAGAGCCAGCAGGGCCCCTGGAAGAGAATTCCGGGGAGGGTCATGAAGATCAAGACGGACAAAGCGCGGAAGACCTGAAACCCGCCAAACCGGACTCCCTTGGAGGCAAGACATTTCTCGGAGCCAGCGCAGCGGCACTGGTCGGGTCGCTTGCAAGGTTCAAGGGCAAGAAGGCACCAACCGCCGCCGCCGCATCCAACGACCAGGACGATATCCCGGCAGAAACACCGGCTGAGGAGGTCAGTCTATCGGAAGACCTTAGGAACGCGGCAGCCGCTCTCGACGCCGGTCTTGAAGAGGACCCGCTCTCGGTTGACGACAGCGGATCCACCGGGGACGAGCCGGTGCCGACGGAAGAGGATGACGCGGCCGATCCGGAAATGGTTGCCGATGAGAGCGTCGAACACGGTCCTGAAGACGCATCCGAACCGGCGCCTACCGAAGAGAATGAGTCGTCGCACGCCGCCGAAACCGATCCCGGGCCCGCTGACGCCGGTGCCGGGTCTCCGGAGGCCGCTTTCAACCACGAAAACGAAGACTACATCGCGGAAGTCTCGGTCTCAGGGCAAAACGACGGCCTGCCTGATGAGGTCGCGCCTGAACCCGTTGCCGACGAGACGGAGGCCGAAGAGCCGGTCGGCATAGCCGGATCGGCTCCCCTGAAGCCGGCGGAAATCGAAAAAGCGGTCAAGACGCTTGCCAAGTCCTACAAAACGCCGGAGCGCCGCTCGCCGGATCTGTTCGATGAGGGCGACGACGCGAAGACGGCGGACGAGGCGTTGGCCGATCCCGCGGCGGACGCCGACGAAGGCAGTCATGCAGAAGAAACGGGCGTTGAGGCAAACGCGGCGGCTGCGGAACAAGAAGACGACACGGCGCCCTCGGCGGACGCTGTGCTGGACGAGCCGTCCGACGCAGAAGCCCTTGAAGACACCGGCGAGGACCCGTCAGCCCCCCCGGACGACGAAGCCGACGACACCGACCAGCCCAGCGCCGACCTTCTGCCGGAGACCGAGGAAGATCCCGCGCTCGACGAAGAGCGCGAGTTTTTCGAGGAAACGGCCGCCTTCGAGCACGAGGAACGCGCCGCGGAAGCAGAACGCGCTGCTCCGGATGAGGCTGAGCCGACCCGCAAGACCGGCGAAGTCATTCCCCTCGCGACCGCGCGTCCACGTGTCGTCCCGGTCGACACGTCCGGCCTGTCGCGCCCGGAACGCCAGGCGTTCCGCAAAATCGCGGAAGCGCTCGGAGCACGTCTCGAGGGTGATCTGGAGGACTTCGAAGCCCCGGACCCGGAAGACGGGGATGTTGTCGGCGACCTGCCGCCGGAAGTGCCGGAAGCCGGACCAATCGATCCCAGCCTGCTCGACCGTCTGCCGATCGGGATTGCGATCGTCCACGACCGGGAAGTCCTTTACGCCAACAAGGCGCTTCTTTCGATGCTCGGCTACACATCCATTGCCGCGCTGTCCGAGGCCGGCGGGCTTGAAGCGCTGTTCATCGACGATACCGATGAATTCGCCGACGCCGTCGGCTTGGATGGCGAGGTCGACGAGGCCATGAAGATGCGTCTTGCGGACGGGGGCGTGCTCACCGTGGACGCTCATATGCATTCTGTTCCGTGGAACGGTACCCGCGGCCTGATGATTTCCATCAGCAAGCGCGAGACGAAACAGATGCCGGGAGCCGCTGCTCCAACGTCGCCCAACTTTTTCGCCGAGGTCCGGTCCGAACTGGACAATGCGCATGACCGGATCGCCGAAATGGACACGATCCTCGAAACCGCCACCGATGGTGTGCTGGTGCTCGACCAGCATGGCACGATCGTGAAGGTGAACGGGTCTGCGGAGGCCCTGTTCAGCGCCAACCGCGCCGACATGATCGGTGCACCGTTCACCCAGTACCTGGCCCCCGAGAGCCACCGCGCAGCCATGGACTATCTCGACGGATTGTCCCGCAACGGGGTCGCGAGCATCCTGAATGACGGCCGCGAGGTTCTCGGACAGGTTCCGGCCGGCGGGCTCATTCCGCTGTTCATGACCATGGGCCGCATCACCAATCGGGACGACGATGCCAAGTACTGTGCCGTGCTGCGTGACATCACCCAGTGGAAGACAGCCGAGGAAGAACTGACCCAGGCCAAACAGCAGGCAGAGAACGCCAGTTCCCAGAAATCGGATTTCCTGGCCAAGATCAGCCACGAGATCCGCACACCGCTCAACGCGATCATCGGCTTTTCGGAAGTCATGATGGAGGAGCGGTTCGGTTCGATCGGCAATGACAGGTACAAGGACTACCTTAAGGATATCCGTACCTCCGGTTCTCACATCATGAGCCTGGTCAACGATCTGCTCGACCTGTCCAAGATCGAGGCGGGAAAGCTTGACCTGAAATTCACAGCCGTCTCGACCAACGACGTGATCAACGAGTGCGTTGCGCTGATGCAGCCGCAGGCGAACAGGGAGCGCGTCATCATCCGGGCCAGCCTTCCCGATTCCGTGCCGGATGTCGTCGCCGACCAGAGATCACTTCGGCAGATCGTGCTGAATCTTCTGTCCAACGGCATCAAGTACAACAAGTCCGGCGGCCAGGTGATCCTGTCGACGGCTCTGGAAAGCAACGGCGAGGTTGCGCTGCGGGTTCGCGACACGGGCACCGGCATGACGTCGAAGCAGCTCAGTGCAGCCCTGGAACCGTTCCGGCAGTTGCACACCTCCAGCCGGGGGGGCGGCACAGGTCTCGGCCTGCCGTTGACGAAGGCGCTTGTGGAAGCGAACCGCGCAAGCTTCCATATCGATTCGACACCGGACCAGGGAACGCTTGTCGAGATCATCTTCCCGACGCAGCGGGTTCTGTCTGAATAA